In the Bartonella apihabitans genome, ATATTGATAATGGTAGATTGTTTTGAAACCGGCACCGGTGTAAAGGCGCCAGGCGGCACTATTCAAAGTCTCGACCTGTAGCCAAAGTCTTTCAATAGGGACGTCGGCAGTTTTACGCCTGATTGTACTGATCAGACTTTGCAGTGCCAAACCACCGAGCCCGCGGCCACGCAAATTCGGCACAATTGCAAAATCGATAAGACCGACTTGACCGAAATCATTTACAGTAATGATATTGCCGATCACCTGGTCATCCCGTTCAAGCTGGTAAAATGTGGGTTTGCCCTTGATACGTTTCAGAAGCTTGAGAAAAATTTCCGCATACCGGTTTTCATGTGTGTGGTTACTGACCGTCAATTTGCTATAGTCTTCGATATTGATGTCTTTGAGTTTGACATCCGACCCTGAAATATGCGGGATTGGATCGAGAACCATCACGGCCACATCTTTAAAGTTTGCCCAGCCATTTTGTTTTAGTTCGTCGAAAAGTTCGAGTGGCGCAAGCGGCGTCAATCGCAACGGCCTTTTATAGACACCGTTATCAAAGCATAGATGTTTAACCCTTTTTTCGAGATTTTTATTATCATCAGGATCAAGCGGGGTTACCGAATTGATGCGAGCCGAGGGAATATTTTCTGTCGAACGGCAGGCCCAAACACCATCATAAAATTCTTTTTCTGTTGGCCAGGCTCGGGCAGAGAGTGCTTCAAGTCTGCGTATCTCGGCCAGAGTTGTGCTCCGGCGTTCTCTATTATCAGCTTCTGTAGTCACCATTAATCTCGACATATTCTTTCGTCAAATCACACGACCATATTGTTGCACAGCCATTTCCCAAACCGATAT is a window encoding:
- a CDS encoding GNAT family N-acetyltransferase, translated to MSRLMVTTEADNRERRSTTLAEIRRLEALSARAWPTEKEFYDGVWACRSTENIPSARINSVTPLDPDDNKNLEKRVKHLCFDNGVYKRPLRLTPLAPLELFDELKQNGWANFKDVAVMVLDPIPHISGSDVKLKDINIEDYSKLTVSNHTHENRYAEIFLKLLKRIKGKPTFYQLERDDQVIGNIITVNDFGQVGLIDFAIVPNLRGRGLGGLALQSLISTIRRKTADVPIERLWLQVETLNSAAWRLYTGAGFKTIYHYQYWRPGV